Proteins encoded in a region of the Mycolicibacterium chitae genome:
- a CDS encoding ABC transporter substrate-binding protein → MKFIAALAIPVLAGGLTACGSVSDDVAVDTVTVTNCGAEVTYGQPLERLFVNDGGMIAIALAAGAREQMTAVSSMARDVDVLRLVYGEQVDTLNEVAPAQPSLENIVGARPQVLYAGYNYGMGEARGITPEILAQHGIDVYQLSEACRPVEGERVRGTMDPWVALDTDLRNIGTITGNADIGARAADEVAERLETLRAAPQPEQTPTVFVFDSGTDTIFSSGAFGGPQGIIDAAGARNATEDVQDTWTTVSWERISIADPDVIAFVDYPGQSVEEKIAALRGNPASRNLKAVRENRFINFPYAMWVSSPLNIDAAEVLRSVLESHGLAPESGITPQLDVRQLGLAGNDWLE, encoded by the coding sequence ATGAAGTTCATTGCCGCTCTGGCCATTCCGGTACTGGCGGGCGGACTGACCGCCTGCGGTTCGGTCTCCGACGACGTGGCGGTCGACACGGTGACGGTCACCAATTGCGGCGCGGAGGTGACGTACGGCCAACCGCTCGAGCGGTTGTTCGTCAACGACGGCGGGATGATCGCGATCGCCCTGGCCGCCGGGGCCCGCGAGCAGATGACCGCGGTGAGTTCCATGGCCCGCGACGTCGACGTCCTTCGGCTGGTGTACGGCGAACAGGTCGACACCCTGAACGAGGTCGCACCCGCCCAGCCGTCACTGGAGAACATCGTCGGCGCCCGGCCGCAGGTGCTCTACGCCGGCTACAACTACGGCATGGGCGAGGCCCGCGGGATCACCCCGGAGATACTGGCGCAGCACGGGATCGACGTCTATCAGCTCTCGGAGGCGTGCCGGCCCGTCGAGGGCGAACGCGTCCGCGGCACCATGGATCCCTGGGTCGCCCTCGACACCGACCTGCGCAACATCGGGACCATCACCGGCAACGCCGATATCGGCGCGCGGGCCGCCGACGAGGTCGCCGAGCGGCTCGAAACCCTGCGCGCCGCACCGCAACCCGAGCAGACGCCGACGGTGTTCGTGTTCGACAGCGGCACCGACACCATCTTCTCGTCCGGGGCCTTCGGCGGGCCGCAGGGCATCATCGACGCGGCCGGGGCGCGCAACGCGACCGAGGACGTGCAGGACACCTGGACCACCGTCAGCTGGGAACGCATCAGCATCGCCGACCCCGACGTCATCGCGTTCGTCGACTATCCGGGCCAGTCCGTCGAGGAGAAGATCGCCGCGCTGCGCGGCAATCCCGCGAGCCGGAACCTGAAGGCGGTCCGGGAGAACCGGTTCATCAACTTCCCCTACGCCATGTGGGTGTCCAGCCCGCTGAACATCGATGCCGCGGAAGTACTGCGGTCGGTGCTCGAAAGCCACGGGCTGGCACCGGAATCGGGGATCACGCCGCAGTTGGACGTCCGTCAGCTCGGTCTGGCCGGTAACGACTGGCTGGAGTAG